The segment CTTATTGTTTCTCGCATTAGGTGCACTGCTCTACCTCTATTCAGAAAAAAATGGCATTGTCCTTCCGGCTGCGAGCGATGAACTGTTTCCAGCACTTGCCTTAAATGAATTCAGTTTGGTGGTTGGTGTATTTTTTATTTTAGGAATCACTGCTTCTTCCTATGCCAGTGCCGATTCGGCCCTTGCCGGGTTAACCACTTCATTTTGTATCGATTTTCTGGATTTTAAAAACAAGGCTGAAATCGCAAAAAAGCGTCAAAAGCTTTTCGTACACATCGGATTTTCCTTGCTCTTCCTCATCATCATTCTGGTATTTAAAGAAATCAACAACCGTTCGGTAATTGATGCCGTGCTAAGTGTTGCCGGTTATACTTATGGGCCGTTGTTAGGGCTATTCTCTTTTGGTTTGTTGACTAAGCGCAAGGTGCGCGACAGACTGGTGCCCATGGTTTGTTTGCTCTCCCCGGCCATCTCCTACCTGTTGAGCGTAAATTCAAAAGCGTGGTTTGGTGGTTATGTTTTCAGTTTTGAAATCCTGATTGTAAATGGATTGATAACCTTTATCGGATTATGGACCATTTCAACTGGGCCTGACCGACAAAGCAAAAGCATCTAAAAAGGAAAAGGCCACCCCATTTGGAAGCGACCTTAACCCGATTAAAACCAACCCCACGTTGGTGTTGCCTTTTACTGCATTGGCAGCGTTATTTCTTTACATAGTGATATTCCTGTATTTCCTTTCCTTTTTTCAGGCGTATTGTGTATTCACCAAACTTCACATCACAGAAGTCGATGATCATTTTTCGTTTTTCCAATTTTTGAGAGGTCACGAGGTCACCATTGGCGTAGTAAACCTCCACTAAAGCTCCAAGAAATTTCCTGTCGGCTTTGAACATGAATAAATTCTTATGCCGTGAGTCGAGTACATCAACTGCTTCATCAGGCGAAGTGGCCTGCGCAGCAGCAACACTCCCGAAGAGTATGGCTGATGCTATGAAGAAGTTGACAAGGGTTTTCATGGGTCTTTGATCATCCTGTTTGGATAACCCTTATGCTAACCCCATGCCTTGTAAGAAAATGTTGATTTTTGACGAATTTCAGGGGTTACCACCCGAAATTGTTCCATTTTTGGGAAGATTTATTCCAGATTTTGACCATCACTCAGGGCAATTCCTTCGATGGATCCCACAATAGATCGTTGAAGCGTACGATTTTATCGTTAACCACCTGTACACCCTCTTTCTCCAAAAGACGCTGCATGGTTACAGGAGTTTTAAAATGAATCTTACCGGTAAGCAAACCTTGGCTGTTAACAACCCGATGGGCAGGAACGTCTTTGGGTGCACCATGCATAGCCCAACCCACCATTCGCGCACTCATACGTGTGCCCAGGTAGCGGGCTATGGCGCCATAGCTGCACACCCGGCCTTTAGGGATAAGCTTTACAACAGCATAAACATCCTCAAAAAAATTTTCTCCTTTCGGTCTCATTTTCTTACCTGCAATATTTTAAACCCAGATTATGAATCAGGACTAAGCTACTCCGCAATAGCTGACGAATTCCTGACTGCAATCGTCTGGATTGTCAGGGTTAACCTTGACAATGAAAATCACAGAAATGTCGCACGGCATTACGTGAAAGCTGTTGATTTTCATTCGTCAAATTGTGCAATAGAATTTCTATTGCACAATTACGGTTAAAAAGTTGATCTTACTAACTTTGCTGACCTTAAGCAAAAACCAAATCGTTGAGAACCAAAATCTACACAAGTTTAGTTAGCCTGCTGTTCCCATTATTGGCCTTTGGGCAAAATGGCCATGAATTGGTTTTCCCCGACTCAGCCGGATGGACCAATCTCTTCGAAGGGAAAATATTAAAATTTCAATTGAGGGGCACACCGGCCAATCAACATGTTGTCTTTTCTTTATTGGACAATGAAATCCCCGGGATTCAGTTTGATTCAACCGGGAATTTTTCCTGGACACCTTCACATGACTTAGTTAACCGTGTTGAACTTAAGAAAGAGTTCCCGGTAATCTTTCAAGGCTTTTGGGCCGATGGTTCGCGCGTACGCAAAACCATAAACTTTATGGTGTATCATGTAAATCGTCCGCCACAGGTAGAAGAACTTCCTGTGTTTTATGTGAAACAATCCACACGCAATACATACCAAATCAGTAATGAATATGTTTTCGATCCGGATGGCGACCCGATTGTGTTTAAAGCCATACCTTCACAAATGCCAGAAGGACTTACCCTAAATTCGCAAGGGCTGCTAAGCTGGACACCTTCACGAAACCAGTTTAATGCGCTTAAAACAAACCCGGCCACAATTGAATTTATTGTTCAGGATCAACCCGATAAAACTGAAACCAAAGGAAAGCTAAAAATTGCACAAACACAGCTTGATCTTCCGCCAGAGATATTGATTGTACCCGGTGATTCCTCCTTTACCATTAAAGAAGATGAAACACTGAACCTTAAGTTATACTTGTCCGATCCAAATGGGGACGATAACATCAAAAATGCAGGTTTTGTGGCCTCCGATGCACGGGTACCATCTTCAGCATTGAAAGAAAACACACCGCTGCAATACGAGTTTACCTGGCAGCCGGGGTATGATTTCGTAGAAGACACCCAGAAAAAACTTTCCTTCGACATAGTCTTTTTCGCCATGGATAAATCCAACAACCGTACACAGCGAAAAATAAACATCACCGTGCTTGATGCCGAAAACATTGTGTTGAAGGACGGACTGCAATATCAAAAATACAGGGCAAACATTGCCGCGGCTGCTGAACTGCTGCAAACACTTGATGAGAATCAAAAGAAATTAAATGTTGACTACAAAAAGGCCAAGAAGGGGAAGAAGAACCGCTCGTTGATGAACGCATCGCTTGGAGCAGTTACAGGACTATCCCCTACCTTATTGGAAACCGACCAGTCAAAAGTTGTTTCCACCGTAGGGGGTACAACCGTACTTACGCTTAATACCCTGGAGGCCACACAGGTTATTGGTAAAAGTAAAGATGAGATCATGGACAGGATTAAAATCAATGTCGATATCCGTAACCGTGTACAGGGAGCCGGTGATGACTTCGCCAGAAAATATGCCGTAAAAACTACGCGCAGAGGATTGGAATTTGAAAAAGATATTGAGAAACTTCGAATGGTGCTGAACGATCAGCGCCTGGTACTGCTGGAGTTGGATGCGTACAAGAAAAATACCCAGCCGTTGAGTAACAAAGATCTCAAACGAACCTTCCCAGACTTTACAGAAGAAAACTAAGTTAACATGTTTGGTGGTGGTTTTGCCGAAATGGTTTAAACCTATACATTTGCAATCCTAAAATTAACCAAGCTACAGAGGAGTGGTAGAGTGGTTTATTGCACCGGTCTTGAAAACCGGAGACCCTTTACGGGGTCCGGGGGTTCGAATCCCTCCTCCTCTGCACAAATAAAGCCCTGGCAAAACCGGGGCTTTTTGTTTCCCGGATATCTGGCGGGCACTCCCCTTACATGCTTCAGCAATACACGACTAAGATTACCCCCTGAAGTGACTATTGTCATTTTTTCTGCCCGATAAAACAGGGATAATCGTATTCATTAAAATCAACATATCATGAAATCCAGCGGCTTTTCAGCAGGGCAAAATGCAAGCCTCGTTTTGCTTCGTGTTTTTATTGGATGGCATTTTTTCTATGAGGGAATTCTCAAAATTTATAACCCCGCCTGGACCGCCAAAGGCTATTTGCTAAGTGCCACGTTCTTAAAACCATTTTTTACCTGGCTGGCGGATGATTCTATAATCCGTGTAGTGGATACCTTGAACATCGTTGGGCTGCTGGCTGTGGGGGTGGTCCTGCTACTTGGCCTAAAAATCAAATGGGCAGCTATTGGAGGTATTCTCCTGTTGGCATTTTATTACCTGGCTCACCCTCCTTTCCCAGGTTTCGAACAGGGACCTTCAGAAGGAAGTTACTGGATTGTGAACAAAAACCTGATCGAGATGGCGGCACTGGTTGTGCTTTATCAATTTCCAACCTACGCTGCCTTTGGTTTGGAGCGAATGCTTTTGAGAAATCGCCAAAACACCGAAGCCGGATAATCTCACCTAAAAAATCAAGATCATGAAAAAGAAAGAAGATAGTCTTTTTAACCTGAACAGGCGCGACATGCTGAAGAGTTTGGCAGGCATACCCATCCTCGGTTCGATTTGGTTTGCCGGTGCTAAAACAACCGTGACAGCAAAACATGAACGTGAATTTTTGCTTGAGAAGTTGAACATTAAAGCAGCACTGCCTCCACCAACGGGGCCTATGAGCGGCAAACCCTTACGATTAGGAATAATCGGCTTTGGCATACGAGGCGAACAGTTGTGCCGGGCATTGGGATTTGCCACGAAGGAATGGCTGAATGAAATGAAACAGGCTGCTGAAAAAAATCGACACGATACAAGGCTCGCTGAATTCCTGGCACAGGAAAACTTAAATGTAAAAATTACGGCTGTTTGTGATGTGTTTGATGTTCATGCCGAATGTGTAGTAGATTCATTTTCCACTGTCGACAATCCGGTTAAGCGTTTTACCACACACAAAGAATTGGTGAACAGCGGTGAAGTAGATGCTGTAATCATTGCTACACCCGATCATTGGCATGCTCCGATGGCCATTGATGCGCTGCAGGCGGGCGTTCACGTTTACATTGAAAAACCCATGACGCATACAATTTCTGAAACCTACACACTGCGCGATGCTGTGCGCGATTCAGGAAAGGTTTTGCAAGTCGGCCACCAGCACAGACAAACCCAAAGTTTTCTGGCGGCCATGGACATCATCCAAAAACAAACGCTCGGCCATGTGTCGCTGGTACAAACCAACACCAATCGTAATGATGATAACGGTGCCTGGCAATACGACATTCATGAAAAGGCATCACCTGAAACCATTGACTGGGATTTGTTTTTAGGAACAGCACCCAAGGTTCCATTTAATAAAGAGCATTTCTTCCGGTGGAGAAAGTGGTGGGCTTATGGCTCAGGATTATCCGGTGATTTGCTTA is part of the Cyclobacteriaceae bacterium genome and harbors:
- a CDS encoding MGMT family protein, which encodes MRPKGENFFEDVYAVVKLIPKGRVCSYGAIARYLGTRMSARMVGWAMHGAPKDVPAHRVVNSQGLLTGKIHFKTPVTMQRLLEKEGVQVVNDKIVRFNDLLWDPSKELP
- a CDS encoding DoxX family membrane protein, with product MKSSGFSAGQNASLVLLRVFIGWHFFYEGILKIYNPAWTAKGYLLSATFLKPFFTWLADDSIIRVVDTLNIVGLLAVGVVLLLGLKIKWAAIGGILLLAFYYLAHPPFPGFEQGPSEGSYWIVNKNLIEMAALVVLYQFPTYAAFGLERMLLRNRQNTEAG
- a CDS encoding Gfo/Idh/MocA family oxidoreductase — translated: MKKKEDSLFNLNRRDMLKSLAGIPILGSIWFAGAKTTVTAKHEREFLLEKLNIKAALPPPTGPMSGKPLRLGIIGFGIRGEQLCRALGFATKEWLNEMKQAAEKNRHDTRLAEFLAQENLNVKITAVCDVFDVHAECVVDSFSTVDNPVKRFTTHKELVNSGEVDAVIIATPDHWHAPMAIDALQAGVHVYIEKPMTHTISETYTLRDAVRDSGKVLQVGHQHRQTQSFLAAMDIIQKQTLGHVSLVQTNTNRNDDNGAWQYDIHEKASPETIDWDLFLGTAPKVPFNKEHFFRWRKWWAYGSGLSGDLLTHDYDRINCILKMGIPKLVTASGGIYTHRDGRNVPDVLQVNMEYPDFSTGSSQPAGKEKGMTFVYSATLGNQFDRPTYLMGHDATMELGNVISIYADARSTRYADMLKENRIDPEIPIYQYNPLANATDAVTSATAKYFANKGLMWTYRDGKRIDSTFLHMREWLSCIRNGGKPSCGIDEGFEEAISAHMAGLSYKLGRAIEWNPEEEKIVARPGEDLDAILLASQ